The proteins below come from a single Thermodesulfovibrionales bacterium genomic window:
- the argF gene encoding ornithine carbamoyltransferase has translation MKRDFLRILDLKGDELSGILIRASELKSGLDRMKCPLIGKSIGLLFEKPSTRTRISFDVGIYQLGGHPVYMTPQELQLGRGETIEDTARTLSRYLDAIVIRTFSHEKLIRFSKASNIPVINGLSDLHHPCQALADLMTIMEKKGKLKGLKLAYIGDGNNVANSLIEAAALSGMHITIACPEGYEPDGDVLEEARNIASSEIVIVRDPREAAGMAHVIYTDVWVSMGQEREGEEKKRHFKGYQINSSILSCARPDALVMHCLPAHRGEEITDDVIDGPQSVVFDQAENRLHVQKALLEFLLHKKS, from the coding sequence ATGAAAAGAGATTTTTTAAGAATTCTTGACCTGAAAGGTGACGAGCTTTCAGGGATTCTGATAAGGGCATCAGAGCTTAAGTCAGGTCTGGACAGGATGAAGTGTCCCCTGATAGGAAAATCAATTGGCCTTCTTTTTGAGAAACCCTCCACAAGAACAAGGATATCCTTTGATGTTGGTATTTATCAGCTAGGAGGTCATCCTGTATATATGACACCTCAGGAATTACAGCTTGGAAGAGGTGAAACAATAGAGGATACGGCCAGAACACTCTCAAGATATCTTGATGCTATCGTTATTAGGACATTCAGCCACGAAAAACTGATAAGATTCAGCAAAGCATCAAACATACCTGTTATCAATGGCCTCAGTGACCTTCACCATCCCTGCCAGGCACTTGCTGATCTTATGACTATAATGGAGAAAAAAGGTAAACTTAAAGGACTCAAGCTTGCCTACATAGGAGATGGAAACAATGTGGCAAACTCACTGATTGAAGCTGCTGCCCTTTCAGGCATGCATATAACTATTGCCTGTCCTGAAGGTTATGAGCCCGATGGAGATGTTCTCGAGGAAGCTAGAAATATCGCCTCATCAGAGATTGTTATTGTTAGAGATCCGAGGGAAGCAGCAGGTATGGCTCATGTAATTTATACAGATGTATGGGTAAGCATGGGACAGGAAAGAGAAGGAGAGGAGAAGAAAAGACATTTTAAAGGTTATCAGATAAACAGCTCAATTCTTTCCTGTGCAAGGCCCGATGCTTTAGTAATGCACTGCCTGCCCGCTCACAGAGGAGAAGAGATTACTGATGATGTCATTGACGGACCGCAGAGCGTTGTTTTTGACCAGGCAGAAAACAGGCTTCATGTCCAGAAGGCACTCTTAGAATTTTTACTTCATAAAAAGAGCTGA